A window of the Kosakonia radicincitans DSM 16656 genome harbors these coding sequences:
- a CDS encoding ABC transporter ATP-binding protein, protein MQPFINVDIGGPAQPLLRVNNLLKHFHLGVRKGHDVVQAVDNVSFEVHKGETLGVVGESGCGKSTTARLLMQLLTQDSGELVFDGEAVGSSRLPLKAYRRQVQMVFQDSYASLNPRMTMEESIAFGQQVHGISRKEANEYARYLLAHVGLEPARFAHRYPHALSGGQRQRVNIARALAMKPRLVILDEAVSALDKSVEAQVLQLLQELKRTLDLTYVFISHDLHVVRWLSDRILVMYLGEVVEIGPSEALFTASAHPYTRALLSSMPSMDPHNRTEVSPLSGDPPSPISPPAGCRFHTRCPHAKAVCSQVKPQLALVGEAHQSACLMAQPDSPWHRDIPLQEVSDVA, encoded by the coding sequence ATGCAACCTTTTATCAATGTCGATATTGGCGGCCCGGCGCAGCCGCTGCTGCGGGTGAACAATCTGCTGAAGCATTTTCACCTCGGCGTGCGTAAAGGCCATGACGTGGTGCAGGCGGTGGATAACGTCAGCTTCGAAGTGCACAAAGGGGAAACTCTCGGCGTGGTGGGGGAGTCCGGCTGCGGGAAATCAACCACCGCCCGGTTACTGATGCAACTGCTGACGCAGGACAGCGGCGAACTGGTGTTTGATGGCGAGGCTGTTGGTTCGTCGCGCTTGCCGCTGAAAGCCTATCGTCGCCAGGTGCAGATGGTGTTTCAGGACAGTTACGCCTCGCTGAACCCGCGTATGACCATGGAAGAGAGCATCGCCTTTGGCCAGCAGGTACACGGCATCAGTCGCAAAGAGGCCAATGAATATGCCCGCTATCTGTTGGCGCATGTTGGGCTGGAGCCTGCGCGGTTTGCGCATCGCTATCCGCACGCTTTATCCGGCGGTCAGCGCCAGCGCGTCAATATTGCCCGCGCGCTGGCAATGAAACCCCGGCTGGTGATCCTCGACGAAGCGGTTTCCGCGCTGGATAAATCCGTGGAAGCGCAGGTGCTGCAACTGTTGCAGGAGTTAAAACGCACCCTCGATCTTACCTATGTGTTTATCAGCCACGATCTGCACGTGGTGCGCTGGCTGTCGGATCGCATTCTGGTGATGTACCTCGGCGAAGTGGTGGAAATTGGCCCATCGGAAGCGCTGTTTACCGCTTCCGCACACCCTTATACCCGCGCGTTACTCAGCTCGATGCCGTCGATGGACCCGCATAACCGCACCGAGGTTTCACCGCTTTCCGGCGATCCGCCAAGCCCCATTTCACCGCCTGCGGGCTGCCGTTTTCACACCCGCTGCCCGCACGCCAAAGCGGTCTGTTCGCAGGTGAAACCGCAACTGGCGCTGGTCGGCGAGGCGCATCAAAGTGCCTGCCTGATGGCGCAGCCGGATTCGCCCTGGCACCGGGATATTCCGCTACAGGAGGTGAGTGATGTCGCATGA
- a CDS encoding ABC transporter ATP-binding protein yields MSHEAFVHIRDLRVEFRRDGQTVNAVNGVSFDVRKGEVMALIGESGSGKSVTLRALMRLHPPQSSRLSGTMNVGGAAVLEMNSRQLRHYRGKICAMIFQEPLLAFDPVYTIGQQIVEGLQRHEGLARNDAKARALEALRQVRIPSPERRLEAYPHEMSGGMRQRAMIALALSCNPELLLADEPTTALDATVQIQILILLREQQKLRDLSIIFVTHDIGAAVEIADRVAVMYAGRIVEEAPIADILAQPRHPYTRVLLGSRPKEGLKKGDVLHCIPGSPPDLAALPPGCAFAARCPHAQSACHQQQPVTEQVAERHVVSCHRWRELTTDITPQQAFA; encoded by the coding sequence ATGTCGCATGAAGCGTTCGTCCATATTCGCGATCTTCGCGTCGAGTTTCGCCGTGACGGGCAGACCGTCAATGCGGTCAACGGTGTTTCGTTTGATGTCCGCAAAGGCGAAGTGATGGCGCTGATTGGCGAATCCGGCTCCGGTAAAAGCGTCACCCTGCGGGCCTTGATGCGCCTGCATCCGCCGCAGAGCAGCCGGCTTAGCGGCACGATGAATGTCGGCGGTGCAGCGGTGCTGGAGATGAACAGCCGCCAGTTGCGCCACTATCGCGGGAAAATCTGCGCGATGATTTTCCAGGAGCCGCTGCTGGCGTTTGACCCGGTTTACACCATCGGCCAACAAATTGTGGAAGGTTTGCAGCGTCACGAAGGGCTGGCGCGCAATGATGCGAAAGCGCGGGCGCTGGAGGCGTTGCGCCAGGTGCGTATTCCCAGCCCGGAGCGTCGTCTTGAGGCCTATCCGCATGAGATGTCCGGCGGCATGCGCCAGAGGGCGATGATTGCGCTGGCGCTCTCCTGCAACCCGGAACTGCTGCTGGCCGATGAACCGACCACCGCGCTGGATGCCACCGTGCAGATCCAGATCCTGATCCTATTGCGCGAGCAGCAAAAACTGCGCGATTTGTCGATTATCTTCGTCACCCACGACATTGGTGCGGCGGTGGAGATCGCCGATCGGGTGGCAGTGATGTACGCCGGGCGCATCGTGGAAGAAGCGCCGATTGCCGATATCCTCGCGCAGCCGCGCCATCCCTACACCCGCGTACTGCTCGGCAGCCGCCCGAAAGAGGGGCTGAAAAAGGGCGATGTGCTGCACTGCATTCCCGGCTCGCCGCCGGATCTGGCCGCTCTGCCGCCGGGGTGCGCCTTTGCCGCTCGTTGTCCTCACGCGCAGTCTGCCTGTCACCAGCAACAACCCGTTACGGAACAGGTTGCTGAACGCCATGTGGTCAGTTGCCACCGCTGGCGCGAACTGACAACCGACATCACACCACAGCAGGCATTCGCCTGA
- a CDS encoding amidase, translating to MQDPRAFMPYPFVAVPQAESGPLSGLTFAAKDLFDVAGYPTGGGNPHVLAASGIKTTTAPAVQMLLDGGARFVGKTHTSELAYSMSGHNIHYGTPRNGAAPLRIPGGSSSGSASAVSNGLCDIALGTDTGGSVRTPASYCGLFGLRPTHGRISLAGCQPLCATMDTCGFFARTPQAFSAAASCLLGDDTFTPAQIELACHEALFAALPPHSQQALLPVREKLAQHFGEIALLDAPLPEREAVYTAFRQIQGYEAWQSQGHNIERLGMQLGPDVAERFAYGKAVTEAEFAAACQLREAFTAWWQTQLGDRILLLPTVPDAAPLLTAAPEEIEATRRISHDLLLIAVLTRRPQVNIPVTTIDGAPLGISLIGPCGSDALLVSMATTFMQEK from the coding sequence ATGCAGGACCCACGGGCTTTTATGCCTTATCCTTTCGTCGCTGTGCCGCAGGCGGAAAGCGGCCCGCTGAGCGGCCTGACGTTTGCCGCAAAAGATCTGTTTGATGTCGCAGGCTATCCCACGGGTGGCGGCAACCCGCACGTGCTTGCCGCCTCGGGCATCAAGACCACCACTGCGCCCGCCGTGCAAATGCTGCTGGACGGCGGGGCGCGGTTTGTTGGCAAAACCCACACCAGCGAACTGGCCTATTCGATGAGCGGCCATAACATCCATTACGGTACGCCACGCAATGGCGCGGCACCGCTGCGCATTCCTGGCGGCTCGTCGTCCGGCTCGGCCTCGGCGGTCTCCAATGGTCTGTGTGATATTGCGCTCGGTACCGACACTGGCGGTTCGGTACGCACGCCTGCCAGCTATTGCGGCCTGTTTGGTCTGCGCCCAACCCACGGGCGCATTTCGCTGGCAGGCTGCCAGCCGCTGTGTGCCACCATGGACACCTGTGGGTTCTTCGCCCGCACGCCGCAGGCCTTTAGCGCAGCGGCCAGTTGCCTGCTCGGTGACGACACCTTCACGCCTGCGCAGATCGAACTGGCCTGCCATGAAGCGCTGTTTGCCGCGCTCCCGCCGCATAGCCAGCAGGCGCTGTTGCCGGTACGGGAAAAACTCGCGCAGCACTTTGGTGAGATCGCCTTGCTGGATGCGCCGCTGCCGGAGCGCGAAGCCGTTTACACCGCGTTTCGCCAGATTCAGGGCTATGAAGCCTGGCAATCACAGGGACACAACATTGAAAGGCTGGGCATGCAACTGGGGCCGGATGTGGCGGAGCGCTTTGCGTACGGCAAAGCGGTCACGGAGGCGGAATTCGCTGCGGCGTGCCAGCTTCGCGAAGCCTTTACGGCCTGGTGGCAGACGCAACTGGGCGATCGCATTCTGTTGCTGCCAACCGTGCCGGATGCGGCACCATTATTAACGGCCGCGCCAGAAGAGATCGAAGCCACGCGGCGCATCTCGCACGACCTGTTGCTGATCGCGGTGTTGACCCGTCGCCCGCAGGTCAATATTCCGGTGACGACGATTGACGGCGCGCCGCTGGGGATTTCACTCATCGGCCCGTGCGGCAGCGATGCGCTGCTGGTGTCGATGGCCACCACCTTTATGCAGGAGAAATAA
- a CDS encoding Zn-dependent hydrolase — translation MTSEVLHSHALTLSDCRVNGERLWDSLMELAKIGATPKGGCCRLTLTDLDRQGRDLVIGWGKAAGLSITIDKIGNVFMRREGRNPNLPPIVAGSHIDTQPTGGKFDGNFGVLAALEVVRTLNDLQIETEHPLEVVFWTNEEGSRFVPVMMGSGVFAGVFPLEKIYAATDAEGKTVRQELEKIGYIGEQTPGNHPLAAYFEAHIEQGPILEEEDKVIGVVQGVLGIRWYDCTVTGMESHAGPTPMHLRQDALQVATRIMQEVVAIAGRSEQGRGTVGMVQVHPNSRNVVPGEVKFSVDMRNISDAAVDEMDAQLRAFTAKVAQETGLGVTLEQVSHYPAAPFDAQCQQAIGRAAQQLGYPSRPIVSGAGHDAVYMSYLAPTGMIFIPCKDGISHNEIEYASPEHVTAGANVLLQVMMEYAKAP, via the coding sequence ATGACAAGCGAAGTTTTGCACAGCCACGCGCTGACGCTGAGCGACTGCCGGGTTAACGGCGAGCGGTTATGGGATTCTCTGATGGAACTGGCGAAAATCGGCGCGACGCCAAAAGGTGGTTGCTGTCGCCTGACGTTAACCGATCTCGACCGGCAGGGGCGCGATTTGGTGATTGGCTGGGGCAAAGCCGCCGGGCTGAGTATCACCATCGATAAAATCGGCAACGTGTTTATGCGCCGCGAAGGGCGCAACCCGAACCTGCCGCCAATTGTGGCGGGCAGCCATATCGACACGCAACCGACCGGCGGAAAATTCGACGGTAACTTTGGCGTGCTGGCCGCGCTGGAAGTGGTGCGCACGCTCAATGATTTGCAGATTGAAACCGAGCATCCGCTGGAAGTGGTGTTCTGGACCAATGAAGAAGGCTCGCGTTTTGTGCCAGTGATGATGGGTTCCGGCGTCTTTGCTGGCGTTTTCCCGCTGGAGAAAATCTACGCTGCCACCGATGCCGAAGGCAAAACCGTGCGGCAAGAGCTGGAGAAGATTGGCTACATTGGCGAGCAGACACCGGGTAATCATCCGCTGGCAGCCTACTTTGAAGCGCATATTGAACAGGGGCCGATTCTGGAAGAAGAGGACAAAGTGATCGGCGTGGTGCAGGGCGTACTGGGCATCCGCTGGTATGACTGCACCGTCACGGGGATGGAATCCCACGCCGGGCCAACGCCGATGCACCTGCGGCAGGATGCGTTGCAGGTGGCGACGCGCATTATGCAGGAAGTGGTGGCGATTGCCGGGCGCAGCGAGCAGGGGCGCGGTACGGTAGGTATGGTGCAGGTGCACCCGAACAGCCGCAACGTGGTGCCAGGCGAAGTGAAATTCTCCGTGGATATGCGCAACATCAGCGATGCCGCTGTCGATGAGATGGACGCGCAACTGCGCGCTTTTACCGCCAAAGTGGCACAGGAAACGGGGCTGGGCGTCACGCTGGAGCAGGTCAGCCACTATCCGGCCGCGCCGTTTGACGCGCAGTGCCAGCAGGCGATTGGCCGCGCGGCGCAGCAGCTTGGTTATCCGTCACGCCCGATTGTCTCTGGCGCTGGTCACGATGCGGTTTATATGAGTTACCTTGCGCCGACCGGAATGATCTTTATTCCCTGCAAAGACGGCATCAGCCATAACGAAATTGAGTATGCCTCGCCGGAACATGTTACTGCCGGAGCGAATGTGCTGCTGCAGGTGATGATGGAGTACGCGAAAGCACCGTGA
- a CDS encoding PLP-dependent aminotransferase family protein has product MIRHLLNVNFDARRGLQEQVRESLVNAILSGIFPADTPLPSCRQLASQLGVSRNTTALVFESLVNEGYLVSRPRSGYYLHPDYYSAGPASGQSVAAAPECEGDAPRWGNRLKITPSQQESILKPAGWMHYRYPFIYGQPDTQQFPLATWRAAANWLHGGVRDPAWVIDHIDQDVPMLVEQIRTRVLPKRGIVAAPDEILITLGSQNALYLLTRLLMSEETRVAVENPSFREAINTFLLSDTQIVPHPVDSEGLVLDETPCDYYYVTPGHQVPTGVTMSKARRTQLLEYATRHDAVVIEDDYDSESNFMQNPLPALKASDRSGRVIYVSSLSKALSPGLRLGFMVAAPEIIDEARALRRLVYRHPPTNIQYQMAHFLAQGHYETHLRRYHEDSARRWDSLYNALRTFLPECQMMDGSEHANAFWLRTPEHISTQQLTWRAAHAGVLIEPGARHFLNAAPPDNFFRMGFHAINPQAIAPGVEVLRGQLEQFC; this is encoded by the coding sequence ATGATTCGCCATCTACTGAACGTAAATTTTGATGCCCGGCGTGGACTTCAGGAGCAAGTTCGCGAATCGCTGGTCAATGCCATTCTGAGCGGTATTTTCCCGGCTGATACCCCTCTCCCTTCCTGCCGACAGCTCGCCAGCCAGCTTGGCGTCTCGCGCAATACCACGGCGCTGGTGTTTGAAAGCCTGGTCAACGAGGGCTACCTGGTTAGCCGCCCGCGCAGTGGTTACTACCTGCATCCGGATTACTACTCCGCTGGCCCGGCGAGTGGGCAGAGTGTCGCGGCTGCACCCGAATGCGAGGGCGATGCACCACGATGGGGCAATCGCCTGAAAATTACCCCCAGCCAGCAGGAGTCGATTCTCAAACCCGCTGGCTGGATGCATTACCGCTACCCGTTTATCTACGGCCAGCCCGATACCCAGCAGTTTCCCCTCGCCACCTGGCGCGCGGCGGCGAACTGGCTGCATGGCGGCGTGCGCGATCCGGCCTGGGTGATTGACCATATCGACCAGGATGTGCCGATGCTGGTTGAGCAGATCCGCACACGCGTGCTGCCCAAACGCGGCATTGTCGCCGCGCCGGATGAGATTCTGATTACCCTTGGCTCGCAAAATGCGCTCTACCTGCTGACGCGCCTGCTGATGTCTGAGGAAACCCGCGTGGCGGTGGAAAACCCCAGTTTTCGCGAAGCCATCAACACCTTTTTATTAAGCGATACGCAGATTGTGCCGCACCCGGTAGACAGCGAAGGGCTGGTGCTCGATGAAACGCCCTGCGACTACTACTACGTGACGCCGGGCCATCAGGTACCGACCGGGGTGACGATGAGCAAAGCGCGGCGCACGCAGTTGCTGGAATACGCCACCCGCCACGATGCGGTGGTGATTGAAGATGATTACGACTCGGAAAGTAACTTTATGCAGAACCCGCTGCCCGCGCTGAAAGCCAGCGATCGCAGCGGACGGGTAATCTACGTCAGCAGCCTGTCGAAAGCGCTGTCGCCGGGGCTGCGCCTTGGATTTATGGTTGCGGCGCCGGAGATTATTGATGAGGCGCGCGCGCTGCGCCGTCTGGTGTATCGCCATCCACCGACCAATATTCAGTATCAGATGGCGCATTTCCTCGCTCAGGGGCACTACGAAACCCATTTGCGCCGCTACCACGAGGATTCCGCTCGCCGCTGGGACAGCTTGTACAATGCACTGCGCACCTTTTTACCGGAGTGCCAGATGATGGACGGCAGCGAGCATGCCAACGCGTTCTGGCTGCGCACGCCGGAGCATATCAGCACGCAGCAACTGACCTGGCGGGCCGCGCATGCGGGCGTACTGATTGAACCTGGCGCGCGCCATTTTCTCAATGCCGCGCCGCCGGATAACTTCTTCCGCATGGGCTTTCACGCCATTAACCCGCAGGCCATTGCCCCCGGTGTGGAAGTCCTGCGCGGGCAGCTTGAGCAGTTCTGCTAA
- a CDS encoding transporter substrate-binding domain-containing protein, producing the protein MKKVFGKYCLAAMISLAFSLHAVAADLPEIEKSGTMKVATEDDYAPFNFMNNGQTDGFNKDMLEELRKYAKFNINQSILPWTGLLAAVSTGQYDMALTGAVITDERLNVFNFTPPWASAQHYFVKRADDKTLNTIADLSGKKVGVQAGSALLARLPELKAMLEKVGGKLGPVVEYQSYPEAYADLANKRVDYVINVVISVNDLVKAKPKVFAKGLAVSGPGYMAWPIPKNSPELLKFMTGFMNHMTETGKLTELQKKWFGETYELPKEPITSADQFHKLAGL; encoded by the coding sequence ATGAAAAAAGTATTCGGCAAATATTGTCTTGCAGCCATGATCTCTTTGGCATTTTCATTACACGCAGTGGCAGCGGATTTACCTGAAATTGAAAAATCCGGCACGATGAAAGTCGCGACCGAAGATGATTATGCGCCGTTTAACTTTATGAATAACGGCCAGACGGATGGTTTTAACAAGGACATGCTTGAAGAGCTGCGTAAATACGCAAAATTCAATATCAACCAAAGTATTCTGCCGTGGACCGGATTACTCGCAGCGGTCTCCACCGGGCAATATGATATGGCTCTCACTGGCGCGGTAATTACCGACGAACGCCTCAATGTATTTAATTTCACTCCGCCGTGGGCCTCCGCGCAGCACTATTTTGTGAAACGCGCAGATGACAAAACGTTAAATACCATTGCCGATCTCAGCGGTAAAAAAGTGGGCGTTCAGGCGGGCAGCGCACTGCTGGCGCGTTTGCCGGAACTGAAAGCGATGCTGGAAAAAGTAGGCGGTAAACTTGGCCCGGTCGTTGAGTATCAATCCTACCCGGAAGCCTATGCTGACCTGGCGAACAAACGTGTCGATTACGTGATCAACGTGGTGATTTCGGTGAACGACCTGGTGAAAGCGAAGCCGAAAGTGTTCGCCAAAGGGCTGGCAGTTTCTGGCCCTGGCTATATGGCCTGGCCAATCCCGAAAAACTCGCCGGAACTGCTGAAGTTCATGACCGGGTTTATGAATCATATGACCGAAACCGGCAAGCTGACTGAGTTGCAGAAAAAATGGTTCGGTGAGACCTACGAGTTGCCGAAAGAACCGATCACCAGCGCCGATCAGTTCCACAAGTTAGCCGGTCTGTAA
- a CDS encoding amino acid ABC transporter permease, translating to MDLISWQLLIEGAWTTLWISCVAIAFGVVIGLVIAFIRMMKIPVIDQLLVVYISLARATPLVTLVLFLFLSLPTLGINLDKTPAAILALTLNTSAFNAEIWRNAFRNFPREQREAAESVGMRRWTYFRQIMLPQMWIESLPALVNEMSFLIKGSPAIAIIGVVDLTRVTNRISSVTYEPLSPILAAGLLYVIIIGLLLKLQGAAERKAKRLAR from the coding sequence ATGGACTTAATCTCGTGGCAGTTATTGATTGAAGGCGCATGGACGACCCTCTGGATCTCTTGCGTGGCGATTGCTTTCGGCGTGGTGATTGGCCTGGTGATCGCCTTTATCCGCATGATGAAGATCCCGGTTATTGATCAGTTATTGGTGGTCTACATCAGCCTGGCTCGCGCGACGCCGCTGGTGACGCTGGTGCTGTTTCTGTTTTTATCGCTGCCGACGCTCGGCATTAATCTCGATAAAACGCCCGCTGCTATTCTGGCGCTGACGTTGAATACCTCGGCATTTAACGCTGAAATCTGGCGCAACGCATTTCGTAATTTCCCGCGTGAGCAGCGGGAAGCGGCAGAATCCGTCGGTATGCGCCGCTGGACCTATTTCCGGCAAATCATGCTGCCGCAGATGTGGATTGAAAGCCTGCCTGCGCTGGTCAACGAGATGTCGTTCCTGATTAAAGGTAGCCCGGCAATTGCGATCATCGGTGTGGTGGATTTAACCCGCGTAACCAACCGCATTTCCTCGGTGACCTATGAACCGCTGTCGCCGATCCTGGCCGCCGGGTTGTTGTACGTCATTATTATCGGTCTGCTGCTGAAGTTGCAGGGCGCGGCCGAACGTAAAGCGAAGCGCCTGGCGCGATAA
- a CDS encoding amino acid ABC transporter permease: MNQWGIIWAARESFFNGLLATLELFIIAAVVGLFIGITLCYVMEYQHRVINRLIIAFVSLMRAVPFLILAYLLYYGLPQVGISMEAWTAGLLALVIYHGAYFFEILRSQRRIFSAGYIEAAQSQGFSRYKTFRRIILPNIFSSSLPLMGNQLIICLKDTAFLCIITVQEITAAANSVQSTYFIPFNAFIVAIALYWGISILLELLIKRLSHYGAKRGMSHA, encoded by the coding sequence ATGAATCAGTGGGGAATTATTTGGGCGGCGCGTGAGAGTTTTTTTAACGGGCTGCTGGCAACGCTGGAACTGTTTATTATCGCTGCCGTTGTCGGGTTGTTTATTGGTATTACGCTGTGCTATGTCATGGAGTATCAGCATCGCGTTATTAATCGTCTGATTATCGCTTTTGTCAGCCTGATGCGCGCCGTGCCATTTTTAATTCTGGCGTATCTGCTGTATTACGGCTTGCCGCAAGTTGGTATCAGTATGGAAGCCTGGACCGCCGGTCTGCTGGCGCTGGTGATTTATCACGGGGCTTATTTCTTCGAAATATTACGCAGCCAGCGGCGGATATTTTCCGCCGGGTATATTGAGGCCGCGCAGTCGCAGGGTTTTTCGCGCTATAAAACCTTTCGCCGTATTATTCTGCCAAATATCTTTTCGTCGTCGCTGCCATTAATGGGTAACCAGCTTATTATTTGCCTGAAAGATACCGCGTTTCTGTGCATTATTACCGTGCAGGAGATTACCGCCGCCGCGAATAGCGTGCAGTCAACTTACTTTATTCCGTTTAACGCCTTTATTGTCGCCATTGCGCTCTACTGGGGGATCAGCATTTTGCTGGAGTTGTTGATTAAGCGGTTAAGTCATTATGGAGCTAAAAGAGGAATGAGCCATGCCTGA
- a CDS encoding amino acid ABC transporter ATP-binding protein codes for MPEASAVSIKNLSKQFDNVEVLRDINLTVEKGTVVSILGSSGSGKSTLLRCMNWLEQPDRGEVRISGQRIGVDEKTGKAMSHKDLSHIRERVGMVFQSFNLWPHLTVQQNVTEALVHVKGMKRDAANEIARRQLEKVGMSHKADVYPITLSGGQKQRVAIARSLAMSPEVILFDEPTSALDPELVNEVLGVMKDLAAEGYTMVVVTHEMDFARQVSDEVVFLEKGLLIEKAPPEKFFTNPDSDRVRKFLQSSR; via the coding sequence ATGCCTGAAGCAAGCGCGGTTAGCATCAAAAACCTGTCCAAACAGTTTGATAACGTTGAAGTGCTGCGGGATATCAACCTGACGGTGGAGAAGGGCACGGTGGTGAGCATTCTGGGTTCGTCCGGCTCCGGTAAATCGACACTGCTGCGCTGCATGAACTGGCTGGAGCAGCCGGATCGCGGTGAAGTGCGTATCAGCGGCCAGCGCATAGGGGTGGATGAGAAGACGGGCAAAGCGATGTCGCACAAAGATCTCTCCCATATCCGCGAGCGGGTTGGGATGGTGTTCCAGAGTTTTAACCTGTGGCCGCATTTGACGGTGCAGCAAAACGTCACCGAAGCGCTGGTGCATGTGAAAGGGATGAAGCGCGACGCGGCAAACGAGATTGCCCGCCGCCAGCTGGAAAAAGTGGGCATGAGCCACAAGGCCGATGTCTACCCGATTACCCTTTCCGGCGGGCAAAAACAGCGTGTGGCGATCGCCCGTTCGCTGGCGATGTCGCCGGAAGTGATCCTTTTCGATGAACCGACCTCGGCGCTGGATCCGGAGTTGGTGAATGAAGTGCTGGGGGTGATGAAAGATCTCGCGGCAGAAGGTTATACGATGGTGGTGGTGACCCACGAGATGGATTTCGCCCGCCAGGTGTCGGATGAAGTGGTGTTTCTGGAAAAAGGGTTGCTGATCGAGAAAGCACCGCCGGAGAAGTTTTTTACCAATCCGGATTCGGACAGGGTGAGGAAGTTTTTGCAGTCGAGCCGGTGA
- a CDS encoding GGDEF domain-containing protein has protein sequence MLDINELFREEYSVLEEARLAAADAQLPAEVCREKLWAVSRHYQRLIRESYRLISRSDRAERELTRMNEQLQQLAARLEYEATHDPLTDVFNRSAIINQINSGLLKGDVALILLDIDHFKRINDEYGHPTGDRVICALVSRVRRAVPESAAIGRVGGEEFTIVLPNARVEEAMITASYIHASLNASPLDVLPQQLVTASFGVSLGVKESSFETLYSEADGALYNAKKRGRNQVALHEAFFPAPVKVNFSRENIQH, from the coding sequence ATGCTAGATATTAATGAGCTCTTCAGGGAGGAATATTCCGTACTCGAAGAAGCCCGGCTGGCGGCTGCCGATGCGCAACTTCCGGCGGAGGTCTGCCGCGAAAAACTGTGGGCCGTTTCCAGACATTACCAGCGTCTGATCCGTGAATCGTATCGTCTGATCTCCCGCAGCGACCGCGCCGAGCGCGAACTGACGCGAATGAACGAGCAGCTACAGCAACTTGCCGCGCGCCTGGAGTACGAAGCAACGCACGATCCGCTGACCGATGTGTTTAACCGCAGCGCGATCATCAACCAGATCAACAGTGGCCTGCTGAAAGGCGATGTGGCGCTGATCCTGCTGGATATTGATCATTTCAAACGTATTAACGACGAATATGGTCATCCGACCGGCGATCGGGTGATTTGCGCGCTGGTGTCGCGCGTACGCCGCGCCGTGCCGGAGAGCGCCGCTATCGGCCGCGTCGGCGGCGAGGAATTTACCATTGTGCTGCCGAACGCCAGGGTGGAAGAGGCGATGATTACCGCCAGCTATATTCACGCCTCGCTGAATGCTTCGCCGCTGGACGTGTTGCCGCAGCAACTGGTCACCGCCAGTTTCGGCGTCAGTCTCGGCGTGAAAGAGAGCAGCTTCGAAACGCTGTACAGCGAAGCCGACGGCGCGCTGTATAACGCGAAAAAACGTGGGCGAAACCAGGTCGCGCTGCATGAGGCTTTTTTTCCCGCACCGGTAAAGGTCAATTTTTCACGGGAAAATATTCAGCATTGA
- a CDS encoding DUF1987 domain-containing protein encodes MTDMTLTPAIELSATAATPEVKFDFAAQKLLLKGEAYPENAAAFFRPLLDALEGWLQSGQQTSAPLQLHVALSYFNSSSTKLLFTLFEILNNHAKSGAPCELYWYYDPEDDISEEFGQELRIDFPSLAVFLIPDITAC; translated from the coding sequence ATGACTGATATGACATTGACGCCTGCTATTGAATTGTCCGCCACCGCCGCCACGCCGGAGGTGAAATTTGATTTTGCCGCGCAAAAGCTGCTGCTGAAAGGCGAAGCCTACCCGGAGAATGCCGCCGCGTTCTTCCGCCCACTGCTGGATGCGCTGGAGGGCTGGCTGCAAAGCGGGCAACAGACCAGCGCGCCGCTGCAATTACATGTCGCGCTTAGCTATTTCAATAGTTCAAGCACCAAGCTGTTGTTTACACTGTTTGAGATCCTGAATAATCACGCGAAAAGCGGCGCGCCGTGCGAGCTGTACTGGTACTACGACCCGGAAGATGACATCTCCGAAGAGTTTGGTCAGGAGTTGCGCATCGACTTCCCGTCACTGGCTGTGTTTCTTATCCCGGACATCACCGCATGCTAG